The Dasypus novemcinctus isolate mDasNov1 chromosome 13, mDasNov1.1.hap2, whole genome shotgun sequence genome segment CCCTGCCCTGACAGCCCTCTCTATCTACCCACAGAACGAGAATAAGGATGACGAGGTCTTAGACCACATCATGGAAGACCTGGACACAAACTCAGACAAGACTCTGTCCTTTGAGGAGTATGCCATATTGATTGCAAGGGTGATCCATGCGACCCACGAGGAGATGCACAAGGATGGCCATGGTCACGGCCACAGCCACGGGCCAGTCCCTGGGGGGGAGGGTGGCAAGGGCCATTGTCATAGCCATGGGGGTCATGGCCACGGCCACAGCCACTGAGCAGGAGGCCAAGGCCCCCTTCCCAGGCCCCAAGCAGGGCTCCACCTCAAGGAAAAGGGGAGGTGACTGCAGCCCCACAGAGCTCAGGAGCTGTGTTGCCGTCATGTgtgcctgggggctggggtgaACAATAAAGTCTTTCTCCACACCAGCACTCCTCATGCTTCTTCCACTGCCCTTCTTCCCACCCTTCCTGCTCCTGCATCTGTGTGCTGGGCAGCCCTGCCCTTAACCTTGGCTCAGCCCTTTCATTTGGTAATGACAGCATGAGAATCAGCGGTGTGTGGGTTAACTGGAGCTCTCCTCTGACCATTTCCTCACCTCCGACTTCAGGCCCTCCACACAGTACCAGTCACCCCACCCAGCCCAGGACCTCCCTGATCCAGCCTATCTAATCAGCCCTTGTCACCTCAGGAAGCAAGAGAGTGGGGGtctgccccaccccctcagcTTGCCTGCTATCCCCCAGCAACTGCCTTCACCCATCTACACAGTCAACCCTCTCTTAATTGAACTCATAAACTCTCCAGAAATGGAGCTAGGCAGGACTGGGTCTGGGCCCGGGTTCTGTGACTAGCTTTGCCATGACTAGGTGCTTCAGGCAGGGCAGGGattcccccaccctccactcatCACTACTATCTAGACTGTGAACTCCATGAGGGCAGAATTCAGGGAATCCTTCTTGTTCTTGCTTTTTTCCCAGCACCTAGGAAAATGTCTAATATATACTAAGTACTCAACAAATATTGACTATGGAAATGTTCTAGAATTTCCTGCATGCTCCATGCTTTCTTCTCAGtagaaggtggggggggggggggggagcggggaggtgAAGGGAGCAGGAAAGTAGAGTTAAAACCAGCAAATGGAAAGCTCCTGAATTATCATCATAGAAGCACAAGCCAGGAGATAAGAAACAGCAATTTCTTGGGAATCTGAAGTccctttccctgctttgttcAGTTGGACCAGTTCTGccttcatctctctcccactgGAAGTCTCCATTTGAAGAAATGGATCTGTCTCAAAAATGTTtgtaaattactgacctaacccAGCCTGCCCCTCTCCCCATGCTTGAGGCACTCTCCCCAACATCCCTGCCCAGTGATTGACCCCCCCTTGCTTGAACTCCTCCAGGTAAGGGGAGCTTCCCCCTTGGCACCAATGCTTAGGAAGTCCATCATTATCCTGAACCAAAATCTGTCTCTTGTGTCTTCCATGTATAAATTATAGTTTCCCTCCCATCCCCTTGGGACATAGAATTAATATAGTCCCTTAtcatccttccttccatccatccatctacccatctacccatccacttatccaaatattttccctaAATTACATGCAGGTTTTGTCCAGCTTTTGCACATCCTGTTTTCTCTAGTGGGTCCTTGATCCAGGGAGGCTCAGAGCCAGTTCATGCCCTTATGAAGACTTCTCCAATCACCCTTCCTCCTCAAGGATATAGGGGCTCCCTTCTCCAAGCtccataaaaatttccctttttttttttttttgctctgggctGTGCGCGCGGGAGAGATCCCCGCCTGAGCTTGCCCTGAGTTCGCCGGTCACCGAGGTGCCTCCAGGAGCTGGCACAGGGCCACGTGGTGCCgcctctgggaaaggagagccATTCTCTTCCCCAGAGGCTTCTGGAAGAGGCTCCTCGCTGAGGGCATGTGAGGGAGCAGTTTTGCCAAAATTTGCCTGCAAAATCGTCTGGGCTGGTATTTTTGTGTATGAATTTTTAACAGCCTTTGGACAGTGCTGcaatttttagttttcacaaaTTTGTTTCACAAATtggcaaagaagtggctgggcagcattagaaatccttcaggaccaggctgtttcgggattttgcagggcaggtgtctggacatcgatttggtgggaaggtaagagaaaattcatgtaaaagataaaattgaggctctcttacacagagTTAGGGCCTGCACACCGGACACTCCCCCCTGGAGCAGGCGGAACTGAGGCACCGGCACTGCagtggcaattcctggaggctctgcggtactggggaattcataagccctgagcgtgCTATTAAGGGactgacagggcaggaggccttctcAAACCGATTGggtgagacagacgggagttatttgggaggaggggaat includes the following:
- the LOC101443173 gene encoding protein S100-A9-like; this translates as MTQMECYVDTIINVFHQYSVRLGHPDTLNQKEFKQLVEKELPNFLKNENKDDEVLDHIMEDLDTNSDKTLSFEEYAILIARVIHATHEEMHKDGHGHGHSHGPVPGGEGGKGHCHSHGGHGHGHSH